The genomic interval TTGTAACCAACTGCATAGTTTGAAATAACCCTTGTCTTTTCAGCGTGTTTTAATACCTCTTTTGAAAGGTTGTCTGAAAGCATTGAGATAATTCCATCATATTTTTTTAACGCTTCTATCAATTGATTATCTGGAATAATTCCCTCTTCTTCCCTTACATTAACCTCAAATCCCCTTTCTTTCAGGTAATTTATTCCAATTTCAGGTATCTTTTTTGTAACAAAAACCTTCATACTCCCTCCTTATCCCTTTCTCTTTATTTTATTGCGTTTAAAAATAAAATAAATTACAATTTTTCTATAGAGCACAAATTCGTTTAGGGGGATAAAAATGGCATTACTTGATTACGAAAAGATTTTAGGGGAAAAGGAAACCCGTGATTTGCTTGAACACAAGTGTAAGACAATTCCGAAGGAAATGATTCATGCACCTGGTCCAGATTTTGTTGACAGAATTTTTATTCAAAGTGACAGGAAACCTTCTGTTTTAGTTAATTTACAGAGGCTTTACAATACTGGAAGGCTTGCAGGAACAGGGTATTTGTCAATTCTTCCTGTTGACCAGGGGATTGAGCATTCTGCCGGGGCATCTTTTGCACCTAACCCTATTTACTTTGACCCTGAAAATATTATTAAACTTGCAATTGAAGGTGGATGCAACGCTGTTGCAACAACTTTAGGGGTTTTAGGTTCTGTTGCGAGAAAGTATACCCACAAAATTCCATTTGTTTTAAAGATTAACCACAATGAGTTGTTAACCTATCCAAACAAGTATGACCAGATACTTTTTGCGTCCATTGATCAGGCTTTTGATATGGGTTGTGCAGCTGTTGGTGCAACCATTTACTTTGGTTCTCCCGAGTCTTCAAGGCAGATTCAGGAGATTTCAAGGGCTTTTGAGTATGCTCATTCTTTGGGTATGGCAACTATTCTCTGGTGTTATTTGAGAAACCCTGCTTTCAAGAAAGATGGGAAGGATTACCATGTTGCAGCTGATTTAACAAATCAGGCAAACCACCTTGGTGCAACAATTGAGGCTGACATAGTTAAGCAGAAACAGGCTGAAAATAACGGTGGTTTTGTGGCTATAAACTTTGGTAAAACAAACAAGCTTGTCTATGAAAAACTGACAAGTGACCATCCAATTGATTTAACAAGGTATCAGGTTGCAGGTTGCTATATGGGAAGGATTGGCCTTATAAATTCAGGTGGGCCGTCAGGGGAAAATGACCTTGCTCAGGCTGTAAAAACAGCAATTATAAACAAGAGGGCAGGGGGAATGGGTCTTATCTCTGGTAGAAAGGCA from Thermotomaculum hydrothermale carries:
- a CDS encoding class I fructose-bisphosphate aldolase, encoding MALLDYEKILGEKETRDLLEHKCKTIPKEMIHAPGPDFVDRIFIQSDRKPSVLVNLQRLYNTGRLAGTGYLSILPVDQGIEHSAGASFAPNPIYFDPENIIKLAIEGGCNAVATTLGVLGSVARKYTHKIPFVLKINHNELLTYPNKYDQILFASIDQAFDMGCAAVGATIYFGSPESSRQIQEISRAFEYAHSLGMATILWCYLRNPAFKKDGKDYHVAADLTNQANHLGATIEADIVKQKQAENNGGFVAINFGKTNKLVYEKLTSDHPIDLTRYQVAGCYMGRIGLINSGGPSGENDLAQAVKTAIINKRAGGMGLISGRKAFQKPMDEGVKLLNAIQDVFLDKDITLA